Proteins co-encoded in one Medicago truncatula cultivar Jemalong A17 chromosome 8, MtrunA17r5.0-ANR, whole genome shotgun sequence genomic window:
- the LOC11426092 gene encoding U-box domain-containing protein 27, whose product MVRDDLCITVPSLFRCPISLDVMKSPVSLCTGVTYDRSSIQRWLDNGNNTCPATMQILQTKDFVPNRTLQRLIQIWSDSVRHRVDSPESPLSTESVDRRDQLIVAITDFESGSENQFDSLVKIVRFAKDSEENCVFLAKTEGFVCVLVSFLDNVDGGVERSVELLEQVVIALDLVLCKIENRESILKSKKENESKSILDSLLLVLQQGSCESKIASVRVLKFIAVDAESKLLVAEKEGLLSELLNQITPKKDQNLMENALSCLVAISTPKRNKAKLVHLGAVKVFSNLLTASPSLCVSVTEKVLKLLETVSSTKEGRSEICEAPSCVVAIVNKVLKVSTVATEHAVTILWSVCYLFRDQKAQEAVTKANGLTKILLLMQSNCSPQVRQMSVDLLKIFRVNSKSCLSSYDTKTTHIMPF is encoded by the coding sequence ATGGTAAGAGACGATTTATGCATCACCGTTCCGAGTTTATTCCGGTGTCCTATTTCCCTCGATGTCATGAAATCTCCGGTGAGTCTCTGCACCGGAGTTACCTACGACCGTTCAAGTATCCAACGCTGGCTCGATAACGGTAACAACACTTGTCCAGCTACTATGCAGATTCTTCAAACAAAGGATTTCGTTCCGAACCGGACGTTACAGAGGCTCATCCAGATCTGGTCCGATTCGGTTCGCCACCGAGTCGACTCGCCGGAATCTCCGTTATCCACCGAGTCGGTTGATAGACGTGATCAATTAATTGTTGCTATCACTGATTTTGAGTCAGGCAGTGAGAACCAGTTCGATTCGCTTGTGAAAATCGTACGGTTCGCGAAAGATTCTGAAGAGAATTGTGTTTTTCTGGCCAAAACGGAGGGATTCGTGTGCGTTCTGGtaagttttcttgataatgttgATGGTGGAGTTGAAAGGAGTGTGGAATTGCTTGAACAGGTTGTTATTGCGTTGGATTTGGTTCTATGTAAAATTGAGAATCGCGAATCGATTTTGAAGAGCAAGAAGGAGAACGAAAGTAAGAGTATACTAGATTCTTTGCTTCTTGTTCTTCAACAAGGAAGTTGCGAATCAAAAATTGCTTCGGTTAGGGTGTTGAAATTCATAGCGGTGGACGCAGAATCGAAGCTTCTAGTAGCTGAAAAAGAAGGTTTACTATCAGAATTGCTCAATCAAATCACGCCGAAGAAAGATCAGAACCTAATGGAGAACGCACTTTCGTGTTTGGTAGCAATCTCAACGCCGAAACGGAACAAGGCGAAACTGGTTCATCTCGGAGCAGTGAAGGTCTTCTCGAACCTTCTAACCGCGTCACCTAGTTTGTGTGTTTCTGTGACGGAGAAGGTGTTGAAACTTCTAGAAACGGTGTCGTCGACGAAGGAGGGGAGGTCGGAGATATGTGAAGCGCCGTCGTGTGTGGTGGCGATAGTGAACAAAGTATTGAAAGTATCCACCGTAGCGACGGAGCACGCGGTTACAATACTATGGAGTGTGTGTTATTTATTTCGTGATCAAAAGGCGCAAGAAGCTGTTACGAAAGCGAATGGATTAACGAAGATTTTGCTTCTGATGCAAAGTAATTGTTCGCCACAAGTTCGTCAAATGTCTGTAGATTTGCTTAAGATTTTTCGTGTTAATTCTAAGTCTTGTCTTTCTTCGTATGATACCAAAACTACTCATATTATgccattttga
- the LOC11436750 gene encoding uncharacterized protein isoform X1 has translation MLSCDDDHDDGDIDLFYDSLDSLTGEDSVLDEEGFGSERRGCFVYDEIWVNEPISVKERRERFLQGMDLAYSSSKVCSQEKTTCFDDWSVTLGSERIVASSGAVSNASISPSGKVSGKLVLSGWNAASEAEVLLEDLKRRREYEVDGSFQEHRQREGEAKEEFWDFDNGKANRKNWLKRFVNIRKGDKGNFRSKLNAATNKTRRVKVKQNKKRWMEFSEVYIGQEIRAHKGLIWTMKFSPNGQYLASGGEDGVVRIWRVFSRNKSHPPFVSLPNDIFQIEESPLQELFGHSSDILDLAWSNSDILLSSSMDKTVRAWKISCDQCLSVFPHKGFVTCIQFNPVNENYFISGSIDGKVRIWGIREERVIDWADIRDVISAISYQQDGKGFVVGSLTGTCRFYVASGKYFQLEGQIDIPGKKKASGNKITGIQFFQNNCQRIMITSEDSKICILDQTEIVQKYKGLPWSGSQMSGSFTSSGKHIISVGEDSHVYIWNFNDFKSGSSKKTKSDYSCEYFSFKGVTVAIPWCGMKTDRRGCRINFSHYSPEAKSKLEVASEVRDTERFSLGNWFFIDGTCRGSTSMTWPEEKLPTWDLPLVEDECDHQNLCHEDSSHGRNISETWGLTIVAAGSDGTIKTFHNFGLPVRL, from the exons ATGCTGAGCTGTGATGATGATCATGATGATGGAGATATTGATCTATTCTATGACTCATTGGATAGTTTAACAGGTGAAGATTCTGTTTTAGACGAAGAAGGGTTTGGTTCTGAAAGGAGAGGTTGTTTTGTTTATGATGAAATTTGGGTGAATGAGCCTATTAGTGTGAAGGAAAGAAGGGAACGTTTTCTGCAGGGTATGGATTTAGCTTACTCTTCTTCCAAGGTTTGTTCACAAGAGAAAACAACGTGTTTTGATGACTGGTCGGTCACATTGGGGTCGGAGAGGATCGTAGCGAGCAGTGGAGCAGTCTCAAATGCAAGCATTTCACCTTCTGGTAAAGTATCTGGGAAGTTGGTTCTCTCTGGATGGAATGcagcttctgaagctgaagtctTGTTGGAAGATCTTAAAAGGCGTCGTGAGTATGAAGTGGACGGTAGTTTTCAAGAGCACAGACAGAGAGAAGGTGAGGCAAAAGAAGAATTTTGGGATTTCGATAATGGTAAAGCTAATAGGAAAAACTGGTTGAAGCGTTTTGTGAACATCAGGAAAGGCGACAAAGGAAATTTTAGATCAAAACTGAATGCAGCAACGAACAAAACTCGTAGAGTGAAGGTAAAGCAGAATAAAAAGAGGTGGATGGAGTTCAGTGAGGTATACATTGGACAAGAAATTAGAGCTCACAAAGGACTAATATGGACTATGAAATTCAGTCCCAATGGTCAGTATTTGGCTAGTGGAGGTGAAGATGGTGTTGTGCGCATATGGCGCGTTTTCTCACGTAACAAAAGCCATCCTCCCTTTGTTTCCCTTccaaatgatatttttcaaattgAGGAATCGCCACTTCAAGAATTGTTTGGTCATTCCAGTGATATCTTGGATTTGGCCTGGTCTAATTCAGAT ATTCTTCTTTCGTCTTCGATGGATAAAACTGTTCGTGCTTGGAAAATCAGTTGTGATCAATGTCTAAGTGTTTTCCCTCACAAAGGCTTTG TGACATGCATTCAATTCAACCCTGTCAATGAAAATTACTTTATCAGTGGATCCATTGATGGTAAAGTTCGAATATGGGGAATACGTGAAGAACGAGTTATTGACTGGGCAGATATACGAGATGTCATAAGTGCTATAAGTTACCAACAAGATGGAAAA GGATTTGTAGTTGGTTCTCTTACAGGCACATGCCGTTTTTATGTTGCTTCAG GAAAATATTTCCAGCTTGAGGGGCAGATAGATATCCCTGGAAAGAAGAAAGCATCAGGCAACAAGATTACTGGCATTCAG TTCTTCCAAAACAACTGTCAGAGAATTATGATCACATCTGAAGATTCCAAAATCTGCATATTGGATCAAACTGAGATTGTTCAGAAATACAAAG GCCTTCCATGGTCAGGAAGTCAGATGTCCGGTTCATTTACATCAAGTGGGAAACATATAATTTCAGTCGGAGAGGACTCACACGTGTATATTTGGAACTTCAATGACTTCAAAAGTGGTTCTTCGAAAAAAACGAAATCGGACTATTCTTGTGAGTACTTTTCCTTCAAGGGTGTAACTGTTGCAATACCTTGGTGTGGCATGAAAACAGATAGACGTGGCTGTAGAATTAACTTTTCTCACTATTCTCCGGAAGCAAAAAGCAAGCTAGAGGTTGCTTCTGAGGTTAGAGATACAGAACGATTTTCTCTTGGTAATTGGTTCTTCATTGATGGTACATGCCGAGGTTCTACTTCTATGACATGGCCTGAGGAGAAACTTCCAACATGGGATTTACCTCTTGTAGAAGATGAATGTGATCATCAAAATTTATGTCACGAAGATAGTAGCCATGGAAGGAATATATCAGAAACATGGGGTCTAACAATAGTAGCAGCTGGCAGTGATGGAACTATCAAGACATTCCACAATTTTGGCTTGCCTGTTAGGCTCTAG
- the LOC11436750 gene encoding WD repeat-containing protein 44 isoform X2 has protein sequence MDLAYSSSKVCSQEKTTCFDDWSVTLGSERIVASSGAVSNASISPSGKVSGKLVLSGWNAASEAEVLLEDLKRRREYEVDGSFQEHRQREGEAKEEFWDFDNGKANRKNWLKRFVNIRKGDKGNFRSKLNAATNKTRRVKVKQNKKRWMEFSEVYIGQEIRAHKGLIWTMKFSPNGQYLASGGEDGVVRIWRVFSRNKSHPPFVSLPNDIFQIEESPLQELFGHSSDILDLAWSNSDILLSSSMDKTVRAWKISCDQCLSVFPHKGFVTCIQFNPVNENYFISGSIDGKVRIWGIREERVIDWADIRDVISAISYQQDGKGFVVGSLTGTCRFYVASGKYFQLEGQIDIPGKKKASGNKITGIQFFQNNCQRIMITSEDSKICILDQTEIVQKYKGLPWSGSQMSGSFTSSGKHIISVGEDSHVYIWNFNDFKSGSSKKTKSDYSCEYFSFKGVTVAIPWCGMKTDRRGCRINFSHYSPEAKSKLEVASEVRDTERFSLGNWFFIDGTCRGSTSMTWPEEKLPTWDLPLVEDECDHQNLCHEDSSHGRNISETWGLTIVAAGSDGTIKTFHNFGLPVRL, from the exons ATGGATTTAGCTTACTCTTCTTCCAAGGTTTGTTCACAAGAGAAAACAACGTGTTTTGATGACTGGTCGGTCACATTGGGGTCGGAGAGGATCGTAGCGAGCAGTGGAGCAGTCTCAAATGCAAGCATTTCACCTTCTGGTAAAGTATCTGGGAAGTTGGTTCTCTCTGGATGGAATGcagcttctgaagctgaagtctTGTTGGAAGATCTTAAAAGGCGTCGTGAGTATGAAGTGGACGGTAGTTTTCAAGAGCACAGACAGAGAGAAGGTGAGGCAAAAGAAGAATTTTGGGATTTCGATAATGGTAAAGCTAATAGGAAAAACTGGTTGAAGCGTTTTGTGAACATCAGGAAAGGCGACAAAGGAAATTTTAGATCAAAACTGAATGCAGCAACGAACAAAACTCGTAGAGTGAAGGTAAAGCAGAATAAAAAGAGGTGGATGGAGTTCAGTGAGGTATACATTGGACAAGAAATTAGAGCTCACAAAGGACTAATATGGACTATGAAATTCAGTCCCAATGGTCAGTATTTGGCTAGTGGAGGTGAAGATGGTGTTGTGCGCATATGGCGCGTTTTCTCACGTAACAAAAGCCATCCTCCCTTTGTTTCCCTTccaaatgatatttttcaaattgAGGAATCGCCACTTCAAGAATTGTTTGGTCATTCCAGTGATATCTTGGATTTGGCCTGGTCTAATTCAGAT ATTCTTCTTTCGTCTTCGATGGATAAAACTGTTCGTGCTTGGAAAATCAGTTGTGATCAATGTCTAAGTGTTTTCCCTCACAAAGGCTTTG TGACATGCATTCAATTCAACCCTGTCAATGAAAATTACTTTATCAGTGGATCCATTGATGGTAAAGTTCGAATATGGGGAATACGTGAAGAACGAGTTATTGACTGGGCAGATATACGAGATGTCATAAGTGCTATAAGTTACCAACAAGATGGAAAA GGATTTGTAGTTGGTTCTCTTACAGGCACATGCCGTTTTTATGTTGCTTCAG GAAAATATTTCCAGCTTGAGGGGCAGATAGATATCCCTGGAAAGAAGAAAGCATCAGGCAACAAGATTACTGGCATTCAG TTCTTCCAAAACAACTGTCAGAGAATTATGATCACATCTGAAGATTCCAAAATCTGCATATTGGATCAAACTGAGATTGTTCAGAAATACAAAG GCCTTCCATGGTCAGGAAGTCAGATGTCCGGTTCATTTACATCAAGTGGGAAACATATAATTTCAGTCGGAGAGGACTCACACGTGTATATTTGGAACTTCAATGACTTCAAAAGTGGTTCTTCGAAAAAAACGAAATCGGACTATTCTTGTGAGTACTTTTCCTTCAAGGGTGTAACTGTTGCAATACCTTGGTGTGGCATGAAAACAGATAGACGTGGCTGTAGAATTAACTTTTCTCACTATTCTCCGGAAGCAAAAAGCAAGCTAGAGGTTGCTTCTGAGGTTAGAGATACAGAACGATTTTCTCTTGGTAATTGGTTCTTCATTGATGGTACATGCCGAGGTTCTACTTCTATGACATGGCCTGAGGAGAAACTTCCAACATGGGATTTACCTCTTGTAGAAGATGAATGTGATCATCAAAATTTATGTCACGAAGATAGTAGCCATGGAAGGAATATATCAGAAACATGGGGTCTAACAATAGTAGCAGCTGGCAGTGATGGAACTATCAAGACATTCCACAATTTTGGCTTGCCTGTTAGGCTCTAG
- the LOC11437214 gene encoding uridylate kinase, with product MAVSIPLFSSTLSSSSISLSSSSKLHFASRTSSLRRNSTSLVIRSSYSGNGSSPNAFNSRNSEIPSMSPFALSMNESSKPKWRRVLLKVSGEALAGDQAQNIDPKVTMSIAREVAAVTRHGIEVALVVGGGNIFRGASWAGSSGLDRSSADYIGMLATVMNAIFLQATMESIGIPTRVQTAFRMSEVAEPYIRRRAVRHLEKGRVVIFAAGTGNPFFTTDTAAALRCAEINAEVVLKATNVDGVFDDDPKRNPQARLLDTLTYQDVIKKDLSVMDLTAITLCQENNIPVVVFNLNKPGNIEKAIKGERVGTLIGATWNSTISRT from the exons ATGGCAGTTTCAATTCCTCTATTCTCCTCCACCTTATCCTCTTCTTctatttctctttcttcatcttcaaaactTCACTTCGCTTCTCGCACTTCATCACTCCGCCGTAATTCAACTTCTCTCGTTATTCGCTCTTCTTATTCTGGAAATGGTTCTTCCCCTAATGCCTTCAATTCCAG GAATTCTGAAATTCCATCGATGTCTCCGTTTGCactgtcaatgaatgaatctaGTAAGCCAAAATGGAGAAGGGTTTTGCTCAAAGTTAGCGGAGAAGCACTTGCTGGAGATCAGGCTCAGAATATTGACCCTAAG GTAACTATGTCCATTGCGAGGGAAGTGGCAGCTGTAACCCGCCATGGCATTGAG GTTGCACTAGTTGTTGGTGGGGGTAACATCTTCCGTGGAGCCTCGTGGGCTGGAAGTAGTGGTCTTGACCGCTCATCTGCTGATTATATTGG GATGCTGGCAACAGTCATGAATGCTATATTTCTTCAAGCAACAATGGAGAGTATTGGCATTCCAACTAGAGTACAAACTGCGTTTCGCATGTCTGAGGTTGCAGAACCATATATACGCAGAAGGGCTGTGAGGCATTTGGAGAAAGGAAGGGTTGTCATTTTTGCTGCCGGCACTGGAAATCCATTCTTTACCACAGACACTGCCGCAGCACTTAGATGTGCAGAAA TTAATGCAGAGGTTGTACTCAAAGCTACAAATGTTGATGGAGTATTTGATGATGATCCAAAGCGTAACCCTCAAGCGCGTCTTCTTGACACACTAACCTATCAGGACGTAATAAAAAAAGATCTGTCAGTGATGGACCTTACTGCCATAACGTTGTGTCAAGAAAATAATATTCCTG TTGTAGTCTTCAATCTAAACAAACCAGGTAACATAGAGAAGGCCATTAAAggtgagagagttggcactttGATTGGGGCAACGTGGAATTCTACCATATCAAGAACGTGA
- the LOC25501950 gene encoding protein MKS1 produces MNPPEFPSGVGTSTPSPRRELQIQGTRPPPLRVSKESRTIRKPPLPPAAAHHHQPAGASQHRQPLIIYSVSPKVLHIPVSDFMDVVQRLTGPSAGEEAPQQSGAVSPAARLASIERTSPTERERIQQTVDEDLTWLLEGVEMGQFPGILSPAPATLPPISQGFFSPMNEPQTTPFWHDTSPFWYGNSFVASPSGLLSATVVSPLPSPDLFSIFD; encoded by the coding sequence ATGAACCCACCGGAATTTCCCTCCGGCGTCGGAACATCAACGCCGTCGCCTAGGAGAGAGCTTCAAATACAAGGCACACGTCCACCACCACTTAGAGTCAGCAAAGAATCTCGCACAATCCGTAAACCACCGCTTCCACCCGCCGCCGCACACCACCACCAACCAGCAGGAGCCTCCCAGCACCGACAACCACTCATCATATACTCCGTTTCTCCTAAAGTCCTTCACATCCCTGTCAGTGACTTCATGGACGTTGTTCAGCGTCTCACCGGACCTTCCGCCGGCGAAGAAGCACCTCAACAATCCGGCGCAGTTTCTCCGGCGGCGAGACTCGCTTCCATAGAGAGAACAAGTCCaacagagagagaaaggattCAACAAACCGTAGACGAAGATTTAACGTGGTTGTTAGAAGGAGTTGAAATGGGTCAGTTTCCGGGGATATTATCTCCGGCACCGGCGACTCTACCACCAATATCACAGGGATTCTTTTCACCTATGAATGAACCACAAACGACGCCGTTTTGGCATGATACGAGTCCGTTTTGGTATGGGAATAGCTTTGTGGCGAGTCCGTCGGGTTTGCTTTCAGCCACCGTGGTATCGCCGTTGCCGTCGCCAGATCTGTTCAGTATCTTCgactaa